A single Bacteroidales bacterium DNA region contains:
- a CDS encoding helicase-related protein, with the protein MQQGILKRQTNTSRLQLTACPWCGVKLVSKTANGWTHGYDCQTGTHGYFYFKCVNNVCAFHASKLPIQVVDEMLYKQPPTLLFATVDKFAILASQKEGETHKFFNSFSDALPPDLIIQDELHLISGPLGSIVGIFESVVDYLCTKGNRRPKIISSTATTRNTSHQISELYAGKQVNIFPPSGISYSDSFFAKETISKRKYVGFLPTGKTGINTQLWIIPYLLYTRIKLFNENELSALNLYWTIVSYYNSLKDVGKIYNKTNDEIQINTNVLFYRNFGNNSILRYLIRDIDSRSLELTSRIESNNIKATLKRLEDEFATETSERGNEYVKDGLDLVLASNMISVGIDVSRLNVMLVNGMPRNIAEYIQASSRVGRRHDGIVFTLFNPNQARDKSYFENFNSFHQAYYKFVEPLSVTPFTENTIRKMLTTIFVAFMRNSVSGLTKNSEAKHFMPEMADGFKEYITQRFGNSDYLNTLLDDLIKSWTAKRKRINNLTYSTLLKKTSTDINPFEEIWLTMNSLRDIDTETYYRINDLATN; encoded by the coding sequence ATGCAACAGGGAATTTTGAAAAGGCAGACCAATACAAGCAGGTTACAGCTTACCGCTTGTCCCTGGTGCGGAGTAAAGTTGGTTTCAAAAACGGCTAATGGTTGGACTCATGGTTACGATTGTCAGACAGGCACACACGGGTATTTTTATTTCAAGTGTGTAAATAATGTGTGTGCGTTTCATGCAAGCAAGTTGCCTATACAGGTAGTTGATGAAATGCTTTACAAGCAACCACCAACACTTCTATTTGCTACAGTTGACAAGTTCGCAATTCTTGCTTCACAGAAAGAAGGCGAGACACACAAATTTTTTAATTCATTTTCTGATGCACTTCCACCTGACTTAATTATTCAAGACGAGTTGCACTTGATTAGTGGACCATTGGGTTCAATAGTTGGAATCTTTGAAAGTGTTGTAGATTATTTGTGCACAAAAGGAAACCGCAGACCGAAAATAATTTCATCAACAGCGACAACAAGAAACACTTCACATCAAATCAGTGAACTGTATGCAGGCAAGCAAGTAAATATTTTTCCACCATCGGGAATTTCGTACAGCGATAGTTTCTTTGCGAAAGAAACTATCAGCAAGAGAAAGTATGTTGGTTTTTTACCGACTGGAAAAACAGGAATCAACACACAACTTTGGATTATACCTTACTTGCTTTACACACGAATAAAACTTTTTAATGAAAATGAATTGTCCGCTTTGAATTTGTATTGGACAATTGTTTCTTACTACAACTCGCTGAAAGATGTAGGAAAAATTTACAACAAGACGAATGATGAAATTCAAATCAACACCAATGTTTTATTCTACCGAAATTTTGGCAACAATTCAATCCTTCGTTATCTGATTAGAGATATTGACAGCCGTTCACTTGAACTCACAAGCCGAATTGAAAGCAACAATATAAAAGCAACTTTGAAAAGGTTGGAAGATGAATTTGCAACCGAAACTTCCGAAAGAGGAAATGAATATGTGAAAGATGGATTGGATTTAGTGTTAGCTTCAAACATGATTTCAGTTGGTATTGATGTGAGCAGATTGAATGTGATGTTGGTAAACGGAATGCCAAGAAACATTGCGGAATACATACAGGCGAGCAGTCGTGTAGGCAGACGACATGATGGAATTGTTTTCACTTTGTTCAATCCAAATCAGGCAAGAGACAAATCCTACTTTGAAAACTTTAATTCATTTCATCAAGCGTATTACAAATTTGTTGAGCCGTTAAGTGTAACTCCATTTACTGAAAACACAATTCGCAAAATGCTAACGACAATTTTTGTTGCGTTCATGCGAAATAGTGTTTCGGGTTTGACAAAAAATTCAGAGGCAAAACATTTCATGCCTGAAATGGCTGATGGTTTCAAAGAATACATTACACAGAGATTTGGGAACAGCGATTACTTAAACACTTTGCTTGACGACTTAATTAAGAGTTGGACAGCAAAGAGAAAACGAATCAACAATTTGACTTACTCAACTCTTTTGAAAAAGACATCAACTGATATAAATCCGTTTGAGGAAATTTGGTTGACGATGAATTCACTTCGTGATATTGAC
- a CDS encoding nucleotidyl transferase AbiEii/AbiGii toxin family protein yields MKLHKDAKLFVDTIRAASQKLNIIPIYIEKDYWITLVLSELAKSKYVENVVFKGGTSLSKGYGLINRFSEDVDIAIINESARTGNEIKTIIRTVEKEITKELVEKHIEGVSSKGSRFRKSVFEYQSIDARNKSNKLIVEINSFSNPYPFRKLSIESFIAKFLKQTGNSDYIEKYSLHSFQINVLDKKQTLIEKLVSLIRFSFDVNAIQSIASKVRHFYDLYYLLSDAECAKFVATKEFTKQFNNIYNHDRKTFDIPKDWSNKSINESPLISDFDSVWNKIKDTYSKELSALAFTEIPLENEVADKFKILIKFAIIN; encoded by the coding sequence ATGAAACTTCACAAAGATGCAAAGCTGTTTGTCGATACTATCAGAGCAGCTTCGCAAAAACTAAATATTATTCCGATTTATATCGAGAAAGATTATTGGATTACACTTGTGTTGAGTGAATTGGCAAAAAGCAAATATGTCGAAAATGTAGTATTTAAAGGTGGGACATCTCTTTCAAAAGGTTATGGTTTAATAAATAGATTTTCTGAAGATGTTGATATTGCTATTATTAATGAATCTGCAAGAACCGGAAATGAGATTAAAACAATTATTAGAACAGTAGAGAAAGAGATAACAAAAGAATTAGTTGAAAAACATATTGAAGGCGTATCAAGCAAGGGCTCAAGATTTCGTAAATCAGTTTTTGAATACCAAAGCATTGATGCGAGGAATAAATCAAATAAATTGATTGTTGAAATAAACTCGTTTTCTAACCCATATCCTTTTCGAAAATTAAGCATTGAAAGTTTTATCGCAAAATTTCTCAAACAAACAGGAAATTCAGATTATATAGAAAAATACAGTTTGCATTCTTTTCAAATTAATGTGCTTGATAAGAAACAAACGTTAATTGAAAAATTAGTTTCACTCATTAGATTTTCGTTTGATGTAAATGCAATTCAAAGTATTGCTTCTAAGGTTAGACATTTTTACGACTTGTATTATTTGTTATCAGATGCAGAATGTGCAAAGTTTGTAGCAACGAAAGAATTCACAAAACAGTTTAACAACATTTATAATCATGATAGAAAAACTTTTGATATTCCAAAGGATTGGAGTAATAAATCTATTAACGAATCACCTTTGATTTCTGATTTTGATTCTGTTTGGAATAAAATAAAAGACACATATAGTAAAGAACTTTCGGCATTGGCATTTACGGAAATTCCTTTGGAAAATGAAGTAGCAGATAAGTTTAAAATATTAATTAAATTTGCAATAATAAATTAA